The Vespa velutina chromosome 25, iVesVel2.1, whole genome shotgun sequence genome has a segment encoding these proteins:
- the LOC124957262 gene encoding odorant receptor 13a-like isoform X2 yields the protein MGKDTIEEQGIANVRRSFTWNSRLLKCMGIWPLQNYVPVFLFFFTYLSLHCSLTLAELLWAPKTMDNVVANIAENIILTMTLTKITIARMNREALRKLFIELEEYSLTEKYETKEEKLTFVNYTKLPPYFIIIIACSMTLAESMYYLTRVIEGIQFALNNSMGYKLPYRTLAIMELRDSRIYTMICAYQAIFVPSIVLGYVGFDCMFVNLSIQVITQFSILSYKVKAVLNNSKNHRDGMKRLVLRHYRLIRLTEILEDNFNLPIMQQMLGTTIHICISGYFVLTGKDTNDNIKSFLFVVYVFAVVCTLFIYCFIGECFIQESYNFGDAIYNYDWYNLPVTESKFFLICMTRTKKPLFLTSGKFAILSLSIFTNIIKTSMGYLSVLRTFL from the exons ATGGGAAAGGATACCATAGAA gaaCAAGGAATTGCCAATGTCAGAAGATCATTTACTTGGAACTCAAGGTTATTAAAATGCATGGGAATTTGGCCATTGCAGAACTATGTTCCggtatttctcttcttcttcacatATCTTTCTCTACATTGTTCGCTAACACTCGCAGAATTATTATGGGCTCCAAAAACTATGGATAATGTCGTAGCAAACATAGCAGAAAATATTATCCTAACAATGACACTTACGAAAATTACAATCGCCAGAATGAACAGAGAAGCACTGCGTAAATTATTCATAGAACTCGAGGAGTATTCACTGACTGAGAAATATGAAACTAAAGAGGAGAAACTGACATTTGTGAATTATACTAAATTACctccatattttattataataattgcatGTTCAATGACATTGGCGGAATCAATGTATTATTTGACACGAGTTATTGAAGGAATTCAATTCg CGCTAAACAATTCGATGGGTTATAAGTTGCCGTACAGAACATTAGCAATCATGGAATTAAGGGACAGCAGAATTTACACTATGATTTGTGCCTACCAAGCAATATTTGTACCATCTATCGTATTAGGATACGTAGGATTCGACTGCATGTTCGTCAATTTGTCCATTCAAGTAATTACACAATTCTCCATATTGTCTTACAAGGTGAAAGcagtattaaataattctaaaaatcATCGCGATGGTATGAAGAGACTTGTACTACGACATTATCGACTGAtaag atTGACGGAAATATTGGAGGATAACTTTAATTTACCGATTATGCAGCAAATGTTGGGTACCACAATTCATATCTGTATTTCCGGTTACTTCGTACTGACG gGAAAGGATACGAACgacaatataaaatcatttctgTTCGTTGTATACGTCTTTGCCGTGGTATgcactctttttatttactgtTTCATCGGCGAGTGTTTTATTCaagaa AGTTATAATTTTGGTGATGCCATTTATAATTACGACTGGTATAACTTACCGGTAACagaatcgaaattttttcttatttgtatgACACGTACGAAGAAGCCGCTATTTTTAACATCCGGCAAATTTGCGATCTTGTCCTTGTCCATTTTCACAAAC ATCATCAAAACTTCAATGGGATATTTATCGGTACTGCGAACATTTTTGTGA
- the LOC124957345 gene encoding odorant receptor 4-like isoform X2 yields MGKDTIEEQGIANVRRSFIWNSRFLKCMGIWPFKNYFPIFLFFFTYLFIQCSLTLAQLFWAPKTMDYVVPNIAENIQLTMTLTKIIITRINREALRKLFTEIKEYSLTEKYETEEEKLTFVNYTKLPPYFIVIIASTMTVVEMLYYTTRLTEGLQIEQNNSMGYQLPYNTLQVIHLRDIRIYALICVYQIIYIPCIVLGYVGFDCMFVNLSIQVIAQFSILSYKVKTLLNDSKNLRDGMKKLILRHYRLIRLTETLEDNFNFPIMQQLLGTTIHICISCYYVLMGPETKDILTSILFFLYMLSVTSTLFIYCFIGECFIQESTNFGNAIYNYEWYNLPAIDAKFFLICMIRTKKPQFLTSGKFAILSLTVFTDIIKTSMGYLSVLRTFV; encoded by the exons ATGGGAAAGGATACCATAGAA GAACAAGGAATTGCCAACGTCCGAAGATCATTTATTTGGAACTCAAGGTTCTTAAAATGCATGGGAATTTGGCCATTCAAGAACTACTTTCcgatatttctcttcttttttacatatcttttcATTCAATGTTCTCTAACACTCGCACAATTGTTTTGGGCCCCAAAAACAATGGATTACGTCGTACCTAACATAGCAGAAAACATTCAACTAACGATGACccttacgaaaataataattactagaATAAACAGAGAAGCATTGCGTAAATTATTCACGGAAATCAAGGAATATTCATTGACTGAGAAATACGAAACTGAAGAGGAAAAATTAACATTCGTGAATTATACTAAATTACCTCCGTactttattgtaataatagcCTCTACAATGACAGTAGTcgaaatgttatattatacgaCTCGACTTACCGAAGGACTTCAAATtg AACAAAACAATTCCATGGGTTATCAGTTGCCGTACAATACATTACAAGTCATCCATTTAAGGGACATAAGGATTTACGCTTTGATTTGTGTTTATCAAATCATATACATACCTTGTATCGTATTAGGTTACGTTGGATTCGATTGCATGTTCGTCAATTTGTCCATTCAAGTAATTGCACAGTTCTCTATATTGTCTTATAAGGTGAAGACATTATTAAATGATTCTAAAAATCTTCGTGATGGTATGAAGAAACTTATACTACGACATTATCGATTGATaag atTGACGGAAACATtggaagataattttaatttcccGATTATGCAGCAACTGTTGGGTACCACCATTCATATCTGCATTTCCTGTTACTACGTACTGATG GGTCCAGAAACGAAGGATATTTTAACATCGAtattgttctttctttatatgcTTTCCGTGACAAGtacactttttatttattgcttCATCGGCGAATGTTTCATTCAGgaa agTACAAATTTTGGTAACGCCATTTATAATTACGAATGGTACAACTTGCCGGCAATCGACGcgaaattttttctcatttgtatgataagaacgaaaaagccACAATTCTTAACATCCGGCAAATTTGCCATCTTGTCCTTGACAGTTTTTACGGAC aTCATCAAAACTTCAATGGGATATTTGTCGGTATTACGAACATTTGTGTGA
- the LOC124957262 gene encoding odorant receptor 13a-like isoform X4 — MSEDHLLGTQELLWAPKTMDNVVANIAENIILTMTLTKITIARMNREALRKLFIELEEYSLTEKYETKEEKLTFVNYTKLPPYFIIIIACSMTLAESMYYLTRVIEGIQFAALNNSMGYKLPYRTLAIMELRDSRIYTMICAYQAIFVPSIVLGYVGFDCMFVNLSIQVITQFSILSYKVKAVLNNSKNHRDGMKRLVLRHYRLIRLTEILEDNFNLPIMQQMLGTTIHICISGYFVLTGKDTNDNIKSFLFVVYVFAVVCTLFIYCFIGECFIQESYNFGDAIYNYDWYNLPVTESKFFLICMTRTKKPLFLTSGKFAILSLSIFTNIIKTSMGYLSVLRTFL, encoded by the exons ATGTCAGAAGATCATTTACTTGGAACTCAAG AATTATTATGGGCTCCAAAAACTATGGATAATGTCGTAGCAAACATAGCAGAAAATATTATCCTAACAATGACACTTACGAAAATTACAATCGCCAGAATGAACAGAGAAGCACTGCGTAAATTATTCATAGAACTCGAGGAGTATTCACTGACTGAGAAATATGAAACTAAAGAGGAGAAACTGACATTTGTGAATTATACTAAATTACctccatattttattataataattgcatGTTCAATGACATTGGCGGAATCAATGTATTATTTGACACGAGTTATTGAAGGAATTCAATTCg CAGCGCTAAACAATTCGATGGGTTATAAGTTGCCGTACAGAACATTAGCAATCATGGAATTAAGGGACAGCAGAATTTACACTATGATTTGTGCCTACCAAGCAATATTTGTACCATCTATCGTATTAGGATACGTAGGATTCGACTGCATGTTCGTCAATTTGTCCATTCAAGTAATTACACAATTCTCCATATTGTCTTACAAGGTGAAAGcagtattaaataattctaaaaatcATCGCGATGGTATGAAGAGACTTGTACTACGACATTATCGACTGAtaag atTGACGGAAATATTGGAGGATAACTTTAATTTACCGATTATGCAGCAAATGTTGGGTACCACAATTCATATCTGTATTTCCGGTTACTTCGTACTGACG gGAAAGGATACGAACgacaatataaaatcatttctgTTCGTTGTATACGTCTTTGCCGTGGTATgcactctttttatttactgtTTCATCGGCGAGTGTTTTATTCaagaa AGTTATAATTTTGGTGATGCCATTTATAATTACGACTGGTATAACTTACCGGTAACagaatcgaaattttttcttatttgtatgACACGTACGAAGAAGCCGCTATTTTTAACATCCGGCAAATTTGCGATCTTGTCCTTGTCCATTTTCACAAAC ATCATCAAAACTTCAATGGGATATTTATCGGTACTGCGAACATTTTTGTGA
- the LOC124957345 gene encoding odorant receptor 4-like isoform X1: MGKDTIEEQGIANVRRSFIWNSRFLKCMGIWPFKNYFPIFLFFFTYLFIQCSLTLAQLFWAPKTMDYVVPNIAENIQLTMTLTKIIITRINREALRKLFTEIKEYSLTEKYETEEEKLTFVNYTKLPPYFIVIIASTMTVVEMLYYTTRLTEGLQIAEQNNSMGYQLPYNTLQVIHLRDIRIYALICVYQIIYIPCIVLGYVGFDCMFVNLSIQVIAQFSILSYKVKTLLNDSKNLRDGMKKLILRHYRLIRLTETLEDNFNFPIMQQLLGTTIHICISCYYVLMGPETKDILTSILFFLYMLSVTSTLFIYCFIGECFIQESTNFGNAIYNYEWYNLPAIDAKFFLICMIRTKKPQFLTSGKFAILSLTVFTDIIKTSMGYLSVLRTFV; encoded by the exons ATGGGAAAGGATACCATAGAA GAACAAGGAATTGCCAACGTCCGAAGATCATTTATTTGGAACTCAAGGTTCTTAAAATGCATGGGAATTTGGCCATTCAAGAACTACTTTCcgatatttctcttcttttttacatatcttttcATTCAATGTTCTCTAACACTCGCACAATTGTTTTGGGCCCCAAAAACAATGGATTACGTCGTACCTAACATAGCAGAAAACATTCAACTAACGATGACccttacgaaaataataattactagaATAAACAGAGAAGCATTGCGTAAATTATTCACGGAAATCAAGGAATATTCATTGACTGAGAAATACGAAACTGAAGAGGAAAAATTAACATTCGTGAATTATACTAAATTACCTCCGTactttattgtaataatagcCTCTACAATGACAGTAGTcgaaatgttatattatacgaCTCGACTTACCGAAGGACTTCAAATtg cAGAACAAAACAATTCCATGGGTTATCAGTTGCCGTACAATACATTACAAGTCATCCATTTAAGGGACATAAGGATTTACGCTTTGATTTGTGTTTATCAAATCATATACATACCTTGTATCGTATTAGGTTACGTTGGATTCGATTGCATGTTCGTCAATTTGTCCATTCAAGTAATTGCACAGTTCTCTATATTGTCTTATAAGGTGAAGACATTATTAAATGATTCTAAAAATCTTCGTGATGGTATGAAGAAACTTATACTACGACATTATCGATTGATaag atTGACGGAAACATtggaagataattttaatttcccGATTATGCAGCAACTGTTGGGTACCACCATTCATATCTGCATTTCCTGTTACTACGTACTGATG GGTCCAGAAACGAAGGATATTTTAACATCGAtattgttctttctttatatgcTTTCCGTGACAAGtacactttttatttattgcttCATCGGCGAATGTTTCATTCAGgaa agTACAAATTTTGGTAACGCCATTTATAATTACGAATGGTACAACTTGCCGGCAATCGACGcgaaattttttctcatttgtatgataagaacgaaaaagccACAATTCTTAACATCCGGCAAATTTGCCATCTTGTCCTTGACAGTTTTTACGGAC aTCATCAAAACTTCAATGGGATATTTGTCGGTATTACGAACATTTGTGTGA
- the LOC124957262 gene encoding odorant receptor 13a-like isoform X3: MGKDTIEEQGIANVRRSFTWNSRLLKCMGIWPLQNYVPVFLFFFTYLSLHCSLTLAELLWAPKTMDNVVANIAENIILTMTLTKITIARMNREALRKLFIELEEYSLTEKYETKEEKLTFVNYTKLPPYFIIIIACSMTLAESMYYLTRVIEGIQFAALNNSMGYKLPYRTLAIMELRDSRIYTMICAYQAIFVPSIVLGYVGFDCMFVNLSIQVITQFSILSYKVKAVLNNSKNHRDGMKRLVLRHYRLIRLTEILEDNFNLPIMQQMLGTTIHICISGYFVLTGKDTNDNIKSFLFVVYVFAVSYNFGDAIYNYDWYNLPVTESKFFLICMTRTKKPLFLTSGKFAILSLSIFTNIIKTSMGYLSVLRTFL; this comes from the exons ATGGGAAAGGATACCATAGAA gaaCAAGGAATTGCCAATGTCAGAAGATCATTTACTTGGAACTCAAGGTTATTAAAATGCATGGGAATTTGGCCATTGCAGAACTATGTTCCggtatttctcttcttcttcacatATCTTTCTCTACATTGTTCGCTAACACTCGCAGAATTATTATGGGCTCCAAAAACTATGGATAATGTCGTAGCAAACATAGCAGAAAATATTATCCTAACAATGACACTTACGAAAATTACAATCGCCAGAATGAACAGAGAAGCACTGCGTAAATTATTCATAGAACTCGAGGAGTATTCACTGACTGAGAAATATGAAACTAAAGAGGAGAAACTGACATTTGTGAATTATACTAAATTACctccatattttattataataattgcatGTTCAATGACATTGGCGGAATCAATGTATTATTTGACACGAGTTATTGAAGGAATTCAATTCg CAGCGCTAAACAATTCGATGGGTTATAAGTTGCCGTACAGAACATTAGCAATCATGGAATTAAGGGACAGCAGAATTTACACTATGATTTGTGCCTACCAAGCAATATTTGTACCATCTATCGTATTAGGATACGTAGGATTCGACTGCATGTTCGTCAATTTGTCCATTCAAGTAATTACACAATTCTCCATATTGTCTTACAAGGTGAAAGcagtattaaataattctaaaaatcATCGCGATGGTATGAAGAGACTTGTACTACGACATTATCGACTGAtaag atTGACGGAAATATTGGAGGATAACTTTAATTTACCGATTATGCAGCAAATGTTGGGTACCACAATTCATATCTGTATTTCCGGTTACTTCGTACTGACG gGAAAGGATACGAACgacaatataaaatcatttctgTTCGTTGTATACGTCTTTGCCGTG AGTTATAATTTTGGTGATGCCATTTATAATTACGACTGGTATAACTTACCGGTAACagaatcgaaattttttcttatttgtatgACACGTACGAAGAAGCCGCTATTTTTAACATCCGGCAAATTTGCGATCTTGTCCTTGTCCATTTTCACAAAC ATCATCAAAACTTCAATGGGATATTTATCGGTACTGCGAACATTTTTGTGA
- the LOC124957262 gene encoding odorant receptor 13a-like isoform X1, which yields MGKDTIEEQGIANVRRSFTWNSRLLKCMGIWPLQNYVPVFLFFFTYLSLHCSLTLAELLWAPKTMDNVVANIAENIILTMTLTKITIARMNREALRKLFIELEEYSLTEKYETKEEKLTFVNYTKLPPYFIIIIACSMTLAESMYYLTRVIEGIQFAALNNSMGYKLPYRTLAIMELRDSRIYTMICAYQAIFVPSIVLGYVGFDCMFVNLSIQVITQFSILSYKVKAVLNNSKNHRDGMKRLVLRHYRLIRLTEILEDNFNLPIMQQMLGTTIHICISGYFVLTGKDTNDNIKSFLFVVYVFAVVCTLFIYCFIGECFIQESYNFGDAIYNYDWYNLPVTESKFFLICMTRTKKPLFLTSGKFAILSLSIFTNIIKTSMGYLSVLRTFL from the exons ATGGGAAAGGATACCATAGAA gaaCAAGGAATTGCCAATGTCAGAAGATCATTTACTTGGAACTCAAGGTTATTAAAATGCATGGGAATTTGGCCATTGCAGAACTATGTTCCggtatttctcttcttcttcacatATCTTTCTCTACATTGTTCGCTAACACTCGCAGAATTATTATGGGCTCCAAAAACTATGGATAATGTCGTAGCAAACATAGCAGAAAATATTATCCTAACAATGACACTTACGAAAATTACAATCGCCAGAATGAACAGAGAAGCACTGCGTAAATTATTCATAGAACTCGAGGAGTATTCACTGACTGAGAAATATGAAACTAAAGAGGAGAAACTGACATTTGTGAATTATACTAAATTACctccatattttattataataattgcatGTTCAATGACATTGGCGGAATCAATGTATTATTTGACACGAGTTATTGAAGGAATTCAATTCg CAGCGCTAAACAATTCGATGGGTTATAAGTTGCCGTACAGAACATTAGCAATCATGGAATTAAGGGACAGCAGAATTTACACTATGATTTGTGCCTACCAAGCAATATTTGTACCATCTATCGTATTAGGATACGTAGGATTCGACTGCATGTTCGTCAATTTGTCCATTCAAGTAATTACACAATTCTCCATATTGTCTTACAAGGTGAAAGcagtattaaataattctaaaaatcATCGCGATGGTATGAAGAGACTTGTACTACGACATTATCGACTGAtaag atTGACGGAAATATTGGAGGATAACTTTAATTTACCGATTATGCAGCAAATGTTGGGTACCACAATTCATATCTGTATTTCCGGTTACTTCGTACTGACG gGAAAGGATACGAACgacaatataaaatcatttctgTTCGTTGTATACGTCTTTGCCGTGGTATgcactctttttatttactgtTTCATCGGCGAGTGTTTTATTCaagaa AGTTATAATTTTGGTGATGCCATTTATAATTACGACTGGTATAACTTACCGGTAACagaatcgaaattttttcttatttgtatgACACGTACGAAGAAGCCGCTATTTTTAACATCCGGCAAATTTGCGATCTTGTCCTTGTCCATTTTCACAAAC ATCATCAAAACTTCAATGGGATATTTATCGGTACTGCGAACATTTTTGTGA